From the genome of Saccharicrinis carchari, one region includes:
- the truA gene encoding tRNA pseudouridine(38-40) synthase TruA, with protein MARYFIQLAYKGTNYHGWQIQPNAITVQQVLNKCISTLLRQEINVVGCGRTDAGVHATYFVAHFEHTDAAIEEKNFINKINKILPKDIAVYSLTKVDAQTHSRFSATGRTYEYHVVTRKNPFLQESAYLSHVPLCFESMNKAAATLLNYTDFTSFSKLHTDVKTNNCKLTHAQWTLVGGKWIFTIKADRFLRNMVRAIVGTLFMVGRGKITIQEFVQIIEAKDRGQAGTSAPAHALYLVDVEYPRGLFGRSRFI; from the coding sequence ATGGCACGTTATTTTATCCAGTTGGCTTATAAGGGCACAAACTACCATGGTTGGCAAATTCAGCCCAATGCAATTACTGTGCAGCAGGTGCTAAACAAATGTATAAGCACTCTTTTACGTCAGGAAATAAATGTGGTGGGGTGTGGCAGGACAGATGCAGGAGTGCATGCAACGTATTTTGTGGCGCACTTTGAGCATACGGATGCTGCCATTGAAGAAAAGAATTTCATTAACAAGATAAATAAAATACTGCCCAAAGACATTGCGGTTTATTCTTTAACAAAGGTTGATGCCCAAACGCATAGTCGATTTTCGGCTACGGGACGCACCTACGAATACCATGTTGTTACCCGAAAAAATCCGTTTTTGCAGGAGTCTGCCTACCTGTCGCATGTGCCACTTTGTTTTGAAAGCATGAACAAAGCGGCCGCCACGCTGCTTAATTATACCGATTTCACCAGTTTTAGCAAGCTGCACACCGATGTTAAAACCAATAATTGCAAGCTGACACATGCCCAATGGACGCTTGTTGGCGGTAAATGGATTTTTACCATTAAAGCCGACCGTTTTTTGCGTAATATGGTGCGAGCTATTGTAGGCACGCTGTTTATGGTGGGACGAGGTAAAATTACCATTCAGGAATTTGTACAAATCATTGAGGCTAAGGACAGAGGGCAGGCTGGTACCTCAGCGCCAGCGCATGCCCTGTATTTGGTGGATGTGGAATACCCCAGGGGGTTATTTGGTAGATCGCGGTTTATTTGA
- the rimO gene encoding 30S ribosomal protein S12 methylthiotransferase RimO, which produces MKKIDVVTLGCSKNLVDSERLIGQFKAGGFTVAHDAEKPQGDIAIINTCGFIGDAKEESIETILSFAEAKKRGQVKKLFVMGCLSERYEKQLKEELPEVDAIYGKFDWKKIVEDLGQTYRADLINERSLTTPGHYAYFKISEGCNRSCSYCAIPLITGKHQSKPIEQLVQEAEGLAAKGVKELQVIAQDLSFYGLDIYKQMRLAELTQKIADVRGVEWVRLHYAYPAGFPYNLLKVMNGHPNVCNYLDIALQHVSDPMLKIMRRNVSKSDTYKLIERMRKDVPGIHLRTTMITGHPGETEQDFKEMLDFVKEMRFERLGVFPYSHEEDTHAYRNYKDEIPEEVKQERANAIMEVQEKISLEINQAKVGKELKVIIDRKEKDYYVGRTEFDSPEVDPEVLIPVEGNALKVGEFHTIKITGAEAFDLFGEAVNG; this is translated from the coding sequence ATGAAAAAAATAGATGTTGTAACCCTGGGCTGTTCAAAAAACCTGGTAGATTCAGAAAGGTTGATCGGCCAATTTAAAGCAGGAGGTTTTACGGTGGCACATGATGCAGAAAAGCCACAGGGAGATATTGCCATCATTAACACCTGTGGATTTATTGGCGATGCTAAAGAGGAATCCATCGAAACCATATTGAGTTTTGCTGAAGCCAAAAAGAGGGGGCAGGTAAAAAAACTCTTCGTCATGGGCTGTCTTTCCGAAAGATACGAGAAGCAATTAAAAGAAGAACTGCCAGAGGTGGATGCTATTTATGGTAAATTTGATTGGAAAAAGATAGTGGAAGATTTAGGACAGACCTATCGTGCCGATTTGATTAACGAGCGCAGTTTGACTACACCGGGCCATTATGCTTATTTTAAAATATCTGAAGGATGCAACCGCTCCTGCTCCTACTGTGCCATACCTTTAATTACAGGAAAACACCAAAGTAAACCCATAGAGCAATTGGTTCAGGAGGCAGAAGGATTGGCGGCAAAAGGTGTTAAAGAACTTCAGGTGATAGCACAGGATCTTTCGTTTTACGGTTTGGATATATACAAGCAGATGCGACTGGCCGAATTAACCCAAAAAATAGCCGATGTAAGAGGTGTTGAGTGGGTGCGCTTGCATTATGCCTATCCGGCCGGGTTCCCATACAACCTACTGAAAGTAATGAACGGGCATCCCAATGTTTGTAACTATTTGGATATTGCGCTGCAACATGTGAGCGACCCGATGCTAAAAATAATGCGCAGAAACGTAAGCAAAAGTGATACCTATAAGCTGATTGAACGTATGCGCAAAGATGTACCCGGCATTCACTTACGTACCACCATGATTACCGGTCATCCAGGCGAAACAGAACAGGATTTTAAAGAAATGCTGGATTTTGTGAAGGAGATGCGTTTTGAGCGTTTGGGGGTGTTTCCTTATTCACACGAAGAAGATACCCATGCCTATCGAAACTACAAGGACGAGATACCCGAAGAAGTGAAGCAGGAAAGAGCCAATGCTATTATGGAAGTGCAGGAGAAAATAAGCCTGGAGATAAACCAAGCCAAAGTAGGGAAAGAATTGAAGGTAATTATTGATAGAAAAGAGAAGGATTATTATGTGGGGCGTACCGAATTTGATTCTCCGGAAGTAGATCCTGAGGTGTTGATACCCGTTGAGGGCAATGCCCTGAAAGTAGGTGAGTTTCATACTATCAAAATTACCGGCGCCGAAGCTTTTGACTTGTTTGGGGAGGCGGTTAACGGTTAA